AGCATCTCACAGACGACGACCGCGGGTGGCTGGTCGGCCGCGTCGGCGAGCGCGACGCCCAGTTCGGTGTGGCCCTCCCGGTCGGCCAGCAGGTCCGGCGCCGCTCGCAGGAGGTGGACGTGTCCCGGCGAACGGAACGTCTCGGAGAATGCCGCGGGGTCCGGGTCGCTCGCGGCGGCGGCGAGTTCCCGGATGGTCAGCGATCGGTCCTCGTCGGTGATACCGGTGTACGTGTCGCGGTGGTTCACCGTGATGGAGAACGACGAGCGCTCGTCGTAGCCCAGGTCGTGGTCGGCCGACGTCGGGTGGTCGAGCACGGACTGCATGAACGGGAGGTCGAGCGCGTCACTGACCGCGTCGGAGAGCGCGACACAGACCAGTCCGCCGGCGTCGTTTCGCATCCGCGCGACGTCGTCGTGGGTGACCACGCCGGCCGGGTAGACGAGGTCCGTCTCGCCCTCGCGGTCGGCGGCGTCGTGAATCAACACCGGGTCGCCGCGGGCGAAGGCAGCGACGGCGTCGGCGGCGCTGTCGGCGGTTCGGGCGTCCTCACTCCGAGACATGGACGATCACCTCGTCGCCGTCGGCCAGTTCCAGCACGTCCCGGAGCTTCTCGGGCGCGATGAGTTCGAGTTGCTCCTCGCCGTGGTGGGTCCGCTCGGGCGCGATGACGTGTGCCGGTTCGTACTCGCCGTCGCCGCCCTCGACGGAGGCCGCGTAGCAGTACGCCGGCCCGTAGGTCCGCTCGTCGTCCTCCCAGCCCTCGATGGTGACCGGTTCGAGGGCGCTCAGACGGGCGCGCTTGCGGACGCTCTCATCTCCGAGTTCGACATTGAGCGTCCCGGCGAACGGCTCGTAGCCCAGCTTCTCGATGAACTGTTCCATGTAGCCCGGCAGGGTGATGTAGTGGCGGCCCTCACCCATCCCGGAGGTGACGATGCCGGTCAGGTCGACGCTGACGTCGGCCTCGAAGATGCGCCGGTAGTCGGCGTACTC
This DNA window, taken from Haloarcula ordinaria, encodes the following:
- a CDS encoding CTP-dependent riboflavin kinase; protein product: MAESTGRVVGRDELATLKLLALDGALDERTKVSCADLAGRLDASNQTASRRLQRLEDGGLLDRDIVSDGQNVRITSAGEGRLQSEYADYRRIFEADVSVDLTGIVTSGMGEGRHYITLPGYMEQFIEKLGYEPFAGTLNVELGDESVRKRARLSALEPVTIEGWEDDERTYGPAYCYAASVEGGDGEYEPAHVIAPERTHHGEEQLELIAPEKLRDVLELADGDEVIVHVSE
- the ribB gene encoding 3,4-dihydroxy-2-butanone-4-phosphate synthase, producing MSRSEDARTADSAADAVAAFARGDPVLIHDAADREGETDLVYPAGVVTHDDVARMRNDAGGLVCVALSDAVSDALDLPFMQSVLDHPTSADHDLGYDERSSFSITVNHRDTYTGITDEDRSLTIRELAAAASDPDPAAFSETFRSPGHVHLLRAAPDLLADREGHTELGVALADAADQPPAVVVCEMLDDETGTALSPTAARSYAEREGLVYVEAASLLERLA